A stretch of the Archangium violaceum genome encodes the following:
- a CDS encoding glutaredoxin domain-containing protein has product MTTPRPLHSQDKRSPAVAEAMASFHRDIVDQVRTAVERDAVVVVGMARNPFVKKAREALTQAGIPFTYLEYGGYFGMWKQRLAIKMWSGWPTFPQVFVRGVLIGGFDDMRKALEDGSLKKMLG; this is encoded by the coding sequence ATGACAACTCCCCGTCCCCTGCACTCCCAGGACAAGCGTTCCCCCGCCGTGGCCGAGGCCATGGCCAGCTTCCACCGTGACATCGTCGACCAGGTGCGCACCGCCGTCGAGCGTGATGCCGTGGTGGTGGTGGGCATGGCGCGGAACCCCTTCGTCAAGAAGGCGCGCGAGGCCCTGACCCAGGCCGGCATCCCGTTCACCTACCTGGAGTACGGCGGCTACTTCGGCATGTGGAAGCAGCGGCTCGCCATCAAGATGTGGAGCGGCTGGCCCACCTTCCCCCAGGTCTTCGTGCGCGGCGTGCTCATCGGCGGCTTCGATGACATGCGCAAGGCCCTGGAGGATGGCTCCCTGAAGAAGATGCTCGGCTGA